CCGCCAAATCTCCGGCCAAACGCTGGTTATTGGTGGCCACCAGTCCGGCCAGCAAATCATTGTGGCCTCCCAGAAACTTAGTGGCGCTGTAAACCACCAGGTCCGCACCCAATTCCAGGGGGCGCTGCAAATAAGGGGTCATCAGGGTGTTATCCACCACGGTCAGCACTCTGTGGCTTTTGCACAGTTTGGCCACCGCAGCAATATCTGCGCTGCGCAACAGCGGGTTTGAAGGGCTCTCCAGCAGGACCGCCCGGGTGTTGGGCAGGATTGCCGCTTCTAAAGCGGCACTGTCGCCAACATCAACATAACTGGTACTGATATTATATTTACTGAGTATCCAATCCATCAACTTATATGTTCCGCCATAGATTTCCTCGCCTAAAATCACATGGTCGCCAGCTTCCAAAAGCATCATCACCGCAGTGATGGCCGCCATGCCTGAGGCAAAGGAAAAAGCAGTTTTTGCACCTTCCAGGGCTGCAAAGGATTCTTCCAGCGCTTCCCGGGTGGGGTTATTAATCCGCGTATAGTCAAAACCGGTAGTTTCACCCGGCGCAGGATGGCGGTACGTGGCTGACTGATAAATGGGGACGCTCACTGCTCCGGTGGCCTGATCAAACCGCACACCGCTTTGTACCAGCCGCGTAGCCAGCTTCTGTCCCGTTCCCGCACCGCTACCAAAACACTTCTTCTCCATTGTCTTCCTCCCGGGTTTTTAATTCATAGTAAACCTATTTGTTTTATATTAAAGCTTGCTGTTGCACATGTCAAGGAAAAACCGCTATAATTAATGTTAGTTTTTCTTATGGGAGGTAATTATGCAAAAGATTTTGGACATCTTATTTACGAACCGGTACTTTATTTATGCCCTGTTAGTCATCAATTTTTTCGGCACCATTTATGGATTCTGGTGGTACCGTAATCAGTTTGC
The sequence above is a segment of the Dethiobacter alkaliphilus AHT 1 genome. Coding sequences within it:
- a CDS encoding trans-sulfuration enzyme family protein, which gives rise to MEKKCFGSGAGTGQKLATRLVQSGVRFDQATGAVSVPIYQSATYRHPAPGETTGFDYTRINNPTREALEESFAALEGAKTAFSFASGMAAITAVMMLLEAGDHVILGEEIYGGTYKLMDWILSKYNISTSYVDVGDSAALEAAILPNTRAVLLESPSNPLLRSADIAAVAKLCKSHRVLTVVDNTLMTPYLQRPLELGADLVVYSATKFLGGHNDLLAGLVATNNQRLAGDLAVIQQGAGFVLSPQESWLLLRGMKTLAVRMDRQQENACRLAEWLNGHREVETVYFPGYNEVEVPGQADGPGAMISFSLKDAALAKEVVNRLQVITFAESLGGVESLITYPYLQTHADMPPETRQRLGIHERLLRLSVGIEDISDLQADLEQALTRK